In Sesamum indicum cultivar Zhongzhi No. 13 linkage group LG1, S_indicum_v1.0, whole genome shotgun sequence, the sequence tattttacagagtaataaaattttgcaaagatactaaacatttaaaatgtgcataataaattatacagtatctcattatttcatttaatgagtaatattgataaataatttatacattgtTCGAgaacttataaattataaataacaataaaattatatatatacataaaataagacaatctttttttttaatatatatgcaaGGGGGCTTGAATATATGACCTCatgcttaaaaaataaatagaattacaCATAtcattagattaattaattttgataaaattgaatatgaaCTAAAGAAAAGGGTGTGAAACTTCTTTTCAACACATTAGGTAACAGCCACCACAGACGTGGTCAACCTTTTCTACTATATTTTTtggtcaaatcaaataaaaaaattgacgacaaaataaataattggttacaattaataaaataaattaatattaaatatacatgagtagaaaattatcaagatagttaatttattaaaaaaaaatagatgtcttgtcaataaatatatatttaagggtacttttgccaaaaaaatattttatcaaccaaatcaattttttaggggtctcatttttaataaatagaatatgtATATGATGCGATACAGAAATCTAGCaaatctaaatttatatattttagctagaatttctaaaaataagcaaaaaatacgttttttctaatatatcaCATAATTAAACAATCATAAAACATGACCTAGGCGTAATTCGGaagaatttcattaatatttatgttaaagaaaaagataataacaATAGTATCGATGATCCAGTAAAATTGAGGTCTTACAATCGAGCAGTTATGAATTGAGTTCTACgtatatagatatatgatCTACTTCTAATAGTGGaatatcatttatttcattattttgaatttattagttaatttaaaaatatcgataTATTTGCAACAACAGTATTAGgatgtatttttgaaaaaagataataatatataatagtagGAATTAGGAGAGAAGCATGCAtggtattattattgattagtACAAGAATCTCATCCCTCCTAtatatttcaacttttcaGATTTGTCTGAAAGCTTAGGTGGGAAGTCCACCGCACAATTATTAAAACCTAGCAGCCCTGGAGTGGCCTCTATGGCTGACACCTCACTCAAAGAGAAGCAGCAGCCGCCATCCAAGAAGGAACTCAACCGTGGGGCATGGACGGCGGAGGAGGACCGGAGACTGGACGAAGCTGTCCACATCTACGGTCCTAAGCACTGGACAGCTGTTGCTGCTAAAGCAGGTCGAGCTTCATATTGctaaatcatcatcatcaccataAGATCTTGAATCCAActagttgttttttttaaaaaaaaataaaataaaatagggcTCAACCGTTGCGCCAAGAGTTGTAGGCTAAGATGGATGAATTACCTGAGGCCAAACATCAAGAGGGGCAATATATCTGACCAAGAAGAGGACTTGATCATTCGGCTCCATAAGCTCCTGGGAAATAGGTAAGTTTCAATAACAAATCAAAACGACAAAGAGTTGAATATCAACAGATCATAACTGAAAATCTTGGTTGTCTTATCCTACTGCAGGTGGTCATTGATTGCGGCAAGATTGCCGGGTCGAACAGACAATGAGATCAAGAACTACTGGAACTATCATTTGAGCAAGAAGAAGTTGGACCAAAGGGTGTTAGTTGCTGGAATTTCAACAAAAGAAATGGGCTCTAAGAGTGATGAGCAAATTGAAGAAGAGAACGCACCTGGGAGAAGCAGGAGTGAGGAGGAACCAGAAACAAGGTTAGATGTTGATGATTTCTTTGATTTCTCCAATGAGAATCCTTCAACTCAGGAGTGGGTCTCcaagtttcttgaatttagTGATGGTTGAATATGTGTTAATAGTCTTTGATTTCTGCAAGGATTGGGGATTAAATCCCAAAACGGCTAGCTAATATTGTTGAATCAGTAGACATGTCCATGTaagtcattttcttgttgtaATGGAAAAGTATTTCTATACACCAGAGATTTCCATTATTTCAACGTGACAAGTAGTCTTCAGCATCactattttagtataaatatgaTGCTTGTGAAAAAGATagaaattaaatcaacatGTAGTTTCTTTGAAATGAGAATTGGTTCCAGAGATGCGCTTTTCTGCTTTCAGATTTCTTTCATAGTGCTAGTTCTATTCTGCAAGAATCTTTTGTGGAATGAAAATAACTATCAGCGCCACTTGAGGATCGACTACTTCTTCCAAAAGCCAGTCTCTTCCAACTGTCCATCTACCACCCTGTTTTAGCAAAAGTACTGCTGCTAGGATATTCTGGAAGGTTGCTGCCAACAGAACATTTAATGCTGAATGCAAATTCAGACATGGACAACGTAAATGGAACTTGATGCAATCAAAAAACACAATTCTTATAGCAGCTAAGTGACATAGAAAAAAGACAACatatagatttattttacAAGGCTCGTTGCAAGTCCACCATTCCAGTTCACCATATCCTCAAGAAAACTTGTACCAAGAGGACCAAATAGGGCCTCAGGAGCTCAAAGGCATTCAAAACATAGCATTTATAGAAGATTTATGTGATCATGGAGATTTACTATCAGTCATCACAATCTAATTCAAATATTCGCATTGCccaaaaaaagatcaaattgaGTTTTATTGAATTAGTTACATGTATTATCTGAAAGAAAGGAATGAGAAGCAATAAAAAGGTAGTCTAAAATATACCTTATGTACACCATTATGAATGTGCAGAACCAACTCCTTGGTAGCACTATAGCAGTCAATCCCATGCCGTGGAGCATGCATAATTGACAACTAATTTGCCATCAAAGCCAATGTTCTGCATGTAATGCAACATTTAGTGGGCAAATGCACACAACACCTCAATTGCTGTCTCTAGGAGAAAAAGTTGTCATGCCATATCTCAAGAAccataaagttaaaaatactATACAGCACTTTGTGAAACAATTCCATTGTTGCcttgaaaatacaaataacTTTAGGGTGACTGACAAAAGACAACCAGTAATTTGAATAGGCATCAGAAAAAAGAgaactgaaaaagatcatATCAGGTTAGCACTGCCAATGATCCTCTCATGTTATCACTGCAAAGTGCCAATGCCACTCCACAATCATCGAAAACATTGCTGTTTTCTGTGTTTTAGGGAGCTGAATCTGTGTGGCATAAAGCCGCTGTCTATCAGACATGTATGGCATCCACCACCAATtctaataaagtaaaagaGGAAATAATTGTATCAGACAAATGCTGAGTTGTTGCAAGGAAAGCGGACAACATTGATTGTAAATTGTATGGCTAATACTCAAATTCTGCTcccaagaaacaaaaacaacagGCCACAGGGAACACCTGATCCTACCAGATTGAAGATATCATGTAAAAAACAACTTACAGACACCAAATCATCAGGATTTGGTGAGAAAACACTGTTTAAGTATACAAACTGAAACAAGTAAAGGAAATTTAGCATCATGAAAGAAggcaaaaaaaaatgcaaagaacaagaagaaaaaacttgCATTGATAAGACCAAGTTGAAGAGCAAGATTGAACCTACCAATGTCTCCCTGTGAAGCCGACACCGAAGAAAATCTATTACTTTCACAAACTTGTCAGTCCCAGCAATCTGCATTTCACAAGAGAAGAACATCGTAACTAGAtacccaaaataaaatttgatccaACCATTTATCTTTCTTGAGAGTAGGATAAGCAGACATGATTCATGGACAAGAAAATTGCAGTCAAAGGAATAATTTTAGCAACATCTATCATCCGAATAAGCAAAAACTTGAGTAAGCCGAATTGATTCTGCACCACATGTGCCAGAATCATACCCATGATGATAGTTTTGCTGGTAGCTGCCATGTGAATGTTTCTTTAGAAGGAGAATTGAAGGAGAGTTAAGTGTTGAAATTGGCAGTGTGGTCAACCAAATTCTCAATCCTTTCTATTTTGGAGaattaaagggaaaaaaatggaACGAAGAAAGATGGAAGCATAATACTAATGAAAGACCGCAGGCACATCAACATCTCCGACCGAACCACCAATGTCGTGGAACTACTcaggaattaattccattgCCCGTTGACTCACATGCTTAAGTgaattttggtaaatttacaatataagATAGAACACTAATCTCGAGATCAGAGGTAGTCAGGATCACAAGTAACTCTCTTTTGGTGCTACCCTTTCTGAATCAGCATCATAAGTGTCATATATCCATCTCTCACTCTTTTGACGCCCATTTGAAGGGTTTGGTATTTGTGGAGATTGCTGCAGACAACCTGAAAAATCAGAACTAAGAACCAAATTTGACGGCAAAAGGGAAGCATCCAGAAAGAAACATGTTGTCTGAAGACACTTATTGTTTTGGTTATTTTGCTGGCAAGGAAAAGGACTTCAACTACATATACTCACAGTCAAATGTAGTCCACTCTGACAGTATTCTTAGGTGTTGTGCCTTAACATATCGGTTTATGTTCTTTTCATGCAAACCAGTTAAGATTTAACACAGTACTTTGTCTTATTAGTCGTGGAACCAAATGCAGAACCAGCCATTAATCTTATATTCAtaactacaaaaataatggTTGTCCGACAGATAAGCAGTTCCATTACAAAGAGGGGGTACTAACTCTCCTCCACATTAATGCAGATCGTAGTATTTCATCCATAGAAGCATAAGTCTACAACCATCTATTCAaagcttcattttttttccagaAACATTTGACTatacatttcaataaattacaGCAATGCATCCTAAGTAACTGCCAACTCATTTCAAGTTACCTTTTCCAAATAATTTCCGTCTCGTTCTTGCCTGATCTGCTCCAGCTACCAATTCAAAGTCTATTTTATCTAAATCctcattctcatttttatccaACCGTGCAATCAGATTCCAGTTCTTGCATGTCCGCATATTTGTAAAGTTTTTCGTTAAACATTACATGCGGATCTTTATTGATGAGCTCTCCATCTTCACCATAAGCATCCTTTAGAAACACACACCAGTTCATCTGAGTACCAGCCACATAAAATGTCCGAGGCTGCTTTAGAAGCATCTGATAAGTATGTTTCGTCAGACTAAATTCCTCCTTGAACTCCACTATGTTATGTATATACGCCCTTTTCTCCAATGTCAAGCTCAAGAACTCATGAATGATTCCCAACCTATACTTCTCCGCCTCCAACGTCCACAAATCCAACTTACTCCCATCTGAATAAGGCGACACCATCGGCAATGTGTTCAAAATGTTCAACTTTCTCTCATCCTCCATATCCAACTCCAATGCTTTGCCGTGTTTCATAGGAAATTTGAATGCTCTTTTCACCTTATCCTCATCAACCATAAATTCCTTCTCCAAAGCACTCACCGCCAAAGAACTGTCCCAATTAACTAGCTCAAGCACTCGGTTCCCATCATCCTCAATCACTACCCTAAAATAATCTGGATACTTTGCGATTCTATCCCTAAAATCCTCCGGTATGCCAAACAAGAGCCTGTTGTGATAAATTTTACTCAAGGGTATCCTCTTATTTGCGGACATCATTAACAATTTCCTAACAACATCAACCCTTTTGCTCTCCAATTCATTTTCCATATCCCGTTCGGTACGCAGCAAACTATCCATGAAATCACTAAACCCGACCCAGATTTTGTCGTCGGAATGGCGATAGGTTTGGAAAATGAGAGGATGCCGGAGGATGGACTTGAGCACTTTCCGGCCGCGGGGGAAGCCAAGCCGCTGGTGGAGTTTTCCGGCGTCATCGAGGCGGAGGACTTCGTGGGGTTGTTTGGAGAGAAATTCTTTGGTCTTAGTGAGGAATCTGAAGTGCGAATCTCTGAGGAGGATGTTTTCGAAGTGGGGAATGATGCTTGGTTGGGTTTGAACGAGTGTAGTTCGTGGGCTGTCCTTTTTCTTGCgctttttcttgaatttcttggGAGTTTTGGTGATGAGGAAGGAGGTGGAAAAGCGGGAGATGGGGGAGAAAATTTGATGGGGTCTGAAGGGTATTAAGGAGGTTTTGGAGAGGAGGTGAAGAAGGGTCATGATAGTTTTGGTGGTAGGAGAGAGGTGGCGCCGCCGTGGATGTGGTGGCTATTTCGTAAAACGAGGGGGAAAGGGCATCAGGATCTTATATGCATTTTAGgtctaaaagggaaaaaagaaaaagaaaaatagagagtAAAACAAGTAAAAGTTCCGACCTGCCGGATTCGAACCAGCGACCTAAGGATTGCTATGATGACACTACAGTCCTCCGCTCTACCAACTGAGCTAAGGTCGGTGAAGGAACAGCAatgtctattttttatatataaccaATTTTCCAtgatgtttcttttcttttgaaataattacatttacaacCTTAAgtacttaatttaataattaggattaattacacttagatccACCTAAAGATACAAAAGTATATTTTCTccccaaaaaattttaaaattatatttatacctcatttaaaaattcattatttagaCCCCTTTCATTAtggttttgatgaaaaatcttgatgttaacaaaaattatataaaattttaatttatccctCATATGATATTctcatgtaataaatttaaattatataagaaaaaaatataataatattaacctcACTTTGCACAATCctgtatattacatttatctctttataaatacaaaatatacatagaaatattaaacaaGAGGCAAAATctaaaatcatttaattttttttattagcatCAACATTGTTTTGCCAAAATCCTAACAAAAGTGTATTATGAGTGAAGGAAAAATTCTCGAagagatgtaaatataattttaattttttataaaaatataattttatatttttaaaaaggtttaagtataattaacccgAATAATTATTCCTTTAAGATAACAACTGTATTTAGCATTGCATGAAgtcaaactttttaaatttctatgaCTACATTCTCACATTAACCCCATTTGTAATATTGACCTTATTAAATccgaaatattaaatattgtatttatatttatttaaaaattccaattgatttacttatataattagtcaaatcataataaatgaacagtattgttttctttcatataactaatttttttattttaaataatattatattttttattttaattaatatatacacgtaAATATTATGTAGttatgcatataataattataatataaaaatacaataaaatatgaaatagaaaattcgaTTCATCCCTTCACAAACACATTTGCATGAGTGGCTTTAACTTAGTTTGAGGTTATTTATTCGAGCCACATCGAATatgttgttatttattttagaaggGAGAATAGTTTTGAATTTCCGTCACCATGATGATGATCGTAGAAAAGGGCAAAGCAATGAATGGAGGGCGAATCCCGCAGGTGAAGTAAACGAGGAGAGAGAAAGtatccatctctctctctctctctatcctATCTGTCAACGCCTCCCCACTCACCTCCTCTTCAATTTCTAGAGAGATAAAACGAGGAAAATCCCCCACAAAACCACCACACAGGATCCTCCCGCCTGCCTGCAACTTCCTACTCCCACGCTCTCTACTGTCAAACAAATCCCCACGTACAATACAaatctctctccctctctgtTGACATTCTTGAAAAGGATAAAggagagaagagaagaaggaATGTTGCTGAATTCCAAGGTAAAAACCGTGGGGGCTTTTCCAATGTTTTTCTCACCCTGTTTTGTGATGGgcttttgattcttttttgtttaatggACGTGGGGTTTCTGAATCTTGAGCTTTTTTCAGGTCTGTTGTTTGTTTCTAGCTAGATTtctttgtttgtgtgtgtggattTTAGTGTCTTGATTTGCAGGCTTTTGGGTGCTCATTTTTGTGTATTTCTCGTCAAAATCTTCATCTTTTGGTGTATTAAGCTTTACCTTTTGGGGGTGGGGAGGTCAGGATTCAATCATTCACATATAACTCTGAGATTTGCTTAGTTTCTGAAGAATGTGCCTTCATCTGTTATAAACAAGTCAGCTGAGTGAGATACTTCATTCGAGTTTCAACTCTTTCCTTTAttgtttttccttattttatatcactcattttattttctttttatatgctGTAAAAACAAGTATGTGCCCTTTTCTTTTGCAACAAATGTAAATTCCACTGCTGACTTGCCTGTCTTCGTACTCGAttcatacaagaaaaaataccGAATTTGTATACATTTACAGTGACTCCATAGATTTAATTGAAGAAAtgccaagaaaagaaaggaaatatGAGAGATGAATAAGTAAAGCATATAGTAACACTAATCACTTGACATTTTCTTGATCTATAATTTATGGTTTCCATCTTGCTTTCTTTAGCTACTGCAGATCTTCTAATCACTTAcatgagaaaagaaaacgGAGATGGATGAGGATATATTTTCCGGCATTGCCAATGGAGCACAGGTTGATGGCAAGGTTCTTCAGACATTTCAGAAGAACATTGTGCAGGTGCAGAACATTTTGGACCAAAACAGGCTGCTGATCATTGAGATTAACCAGAATCACGAGTCAAAAGTCCCACGTAATTTGACTCGAAATGTGGGGTTAATTCGAGAGCTTAACAACAACATCAGAAGGGTTGTTGATCTTTATAACGATCTCTCCAACTCATTTGCCAAATCCATGGAGGTTTCGTCTGAAGGGGAGTCAGGTGGGACGACTAGGTCTGATGGAAGAGCTGGACATAAGAGGGTGCGATCTAGTGATTGATCGTATTTAGGGTTGTTTCATTTGGATTAACTGTTGCGGTTACTCAGTTTCTTGAAaagtttttcttgatttttaacCCTCATAAAATGAGCATTTTCTTGCATAAAGGAATGGTAGATACATCTTTCTTTGTAGTTTGCAgacctttctttcttttctcgaGTACAAAAGTTTGGTTGGCCAGAATGTAACATGGCAGgtctagatttttttttctttacatcCATAGGGTGAATTGAACaatcttttagataaaaagtGACCTATGtttaccaattttttgttgagtCAATATGCATTTACAGAACTTTCTGTTCGAACTGAGGTTTCCTCGGCCCAAAAATCAGCAAAATTGCCAAGTCTTGATGAAATCCACTGCTTATAGGCTCTGATAGTAGTGTATGATTAATAGTTTGAAGTGCAAGAAATCTGCAGGACCCATTCTTTAATCTTCCACAAGATCCAGATTGTTGTACCACGTGCAACAAGTGCAAGATCCAGATCGTCATACCATGTGCAGCAAGTGCATGAAGACCGGACTCAGGAATGAAAAAGCAAAAGATTTGCACTTGTTCAATTGagttctttaagaaaaaatgccAAGATATAGTATAAATTTCTGTTCAAAATGCAGCCGGCAACAGTCAGAATAAATGACATCTTATTAAAGTGCATCCCAGGataaacaaatacatatatgcacactttcttctctttttgtgTTTCATTTCTTATCTCTGTCTCCTTGTCAAGCTCAActctttttaataacattcatATCCACCTAAATAACTCGATAAATAGGGAATACCTAGTTCATTGTCTTCGTGTTTGAGGTTACTCCACTGACCCATCCATCAACATAGCAAAGCACTTTTTCCAGTCAGAAACCTTCTCGGCACCATTAACCACCTGTTGTAAGAACAGAGAAACTTTGATTCAAGAATCATAACAGTTGAATAGAACTCAGGAAATAACAGCATGGACACCGTTTTGGTAACTCTAATATTAGAACCTCAAATGTCAATCCTTTCTCGGGTACGCTATCAAGGGCTTCTACACAAATAAAGGCAGCATCCTCCTTGCTCAGACTTCCCTTTACTGCACTACCCTGTCATGGATACTTCCTCGTCAATGTGAGTGGATACTCAAAGATAGCTTACATGTTCATAGCATAATTTTCTTAAGAGTAATTGCATCGACACCTCCTCTGCAGCATATTACAAAAGAAGTCCTcagttttgaaaaaaaagaaagaaagaacaatGTAGGATGGTTAAAGCAATTTTAAAAGCACGAAAgcagtgtaatttttcaaaattgagggGTTCCTTTTAGTACTCCAGGCCTTAGAGGGTGTCTATGCAACCAGTTAAGAAACTTTACTATTTTCACTAGGAAAACTCAGAAATGAGAGCACacagaaatttgaaattacctCTTCAAAGCAGAAACCTTGCTGGCCCCCAGGAGCATTCTTTAGGAGCCCAGTTCTGATTATACTATAGGGGACTCCAGAGGACTTCACCACATTCTCATCTTGCTCTGCTAGTTTTCTTGCATTGCTATTCATGACTGCTTGAATACCGGTAGAATCCCTATAGACAGACAACTGGAAGCTTCACGAAACTTACAATATCAAACATGTATTATTGGGATTGAGGTGCTGAATATATATCAGGAATTGGAGATACCTGAGATAACAGAATCACGTGCTGTATGCCTTTCCAGCTCTCAATATTGTATAAAAATCCTTCCTAAACATTATGCAGAGTTAATTTATGAAGaactcataattatatcatgtCTAtacagagagaaaaagaaaaagtatagaTAATCCACGGTAGAACGAGCAACGGATTTTCGTTGATCTAGCTTGATACACACATTCAGAGAAGTATTGCCCCAATAAAGAAGTGGCaggaagaaaaattacatccatCCACAAAGAAACTAGTCGAAATGACAGGCACGTTAAAATATATGACATGTATACTCAGACCTCTCTCCTTGTGTTAATTTTACAAGAATTGAACTATTTAGTGTCAGGGAGCAAATACAGGCAACGGAAGTTTTATACATACAGTTGGACAAATAACTGCACGAACACCTCTCAAGGCTTTCTTCAGAAACGTCTTGTCCGTTGTATCACCAGCCATAGACTTCAAAGGAACACTAGCTTGTATTAGAGATAACAAAGAGAAGTGAAACAAACAACTAACGCACAATCAAATGCTCTGAAATCTTTAAAGGTAACTAGACGCACCAACCTCAACATAAGTG encodes:
- the LOC105163193 gene encoding transcription factor MYB114-like; translation: MADTSLKEKQQPPSKKELNRGAWTAEEDRRLDEAVHIYGPKHWTAVAAKAGLNRCAKSCRLRWMNYLRPNIKRGNISDQEEDLIIRLHKLLGNRWSLIAARLPGRTDNEIKNYWNYHLSKKKLDQRVLVAGISTKEMGSKSDEQIEEENAPGRSRSEEEPETRLDVDDFFDFSNENPSTQEWVSKFLEFSDG
- the LOC105163160 gene encoding protein ROOT PRIMORDIUM DEFECTIVE 1-like is translated as MTLLHLLSKTSLIPFRPHQIFSPISRFSTSFLITKTPKKFKKKRKKKDSPRTTLVQTQPSIIPHFENILLRDSHFRFLTKTKEFLSKQPHEVLRLDDAGKLHQRLGFPRGRKVLKSILRHPLIFQTYRHSDDKIWVGFSDFMDSLLRTERDMENELESKRVDVVRKLLMMSANKRIPLSKIYHNRLLFGIPEDFRDRIAKYPDYFRVVIEDDGNRVLELVNWDSSLAVSALEKEFMVDEDKVKRAFKFPMKHGKALELDMEDERKLNILNTLPMVSPYSDGSKLDLWTLEAEKYRLGIIHEFLSLTLEKRAYIHNIVEFKEEFSLTKHTYQMLLKQPRTFYVAGTQMNWCVFLKDAYGEDGELINKDPHVMFNEKLYKYADMQELESDCTVG
- the LOC105163201 gene encoding protein ELF4-LIKE 4-like, with the translated sequence MDEDIFSGIANGAQVDGKVLQTFQKNIVQVQNILDQNRLLIIEINQNHESKVPRNLTRNVGLIRELNNNIRRVVDLYNDLSNSFAKSMEVSSEGESGGTTRSDGRAGHKRVRSSD
- the LOC105164560 gene encoding uncharacterized protein LOC105164560 isoform X1, with the protein product MAGSASTLSFFNSYSLYCNRAFENLRPCSSFEKRFSFTCFSSKKKQLSFMDQILDYIEGGPKLRKWYGAPDLLPKDGNELEEDEAAEEDGVRDAVLVTDGDNEIGQMIILSLIVKRVRVKALVKDKRVAMEAFGTYVESMAGDTTDKTFLKKALRGVRAVICPTEGFLYNIESWKGIQHVILLSQLSVYRDSTGIQAVMNSNARKLAEQDENVVKSSGVPYSIIRTGLLKNAPGGQQGFCFEEGSAVKGSLSKEDAAFICVEALDSVPEKGLTFEVVNGAEKVSDWKKCFAMLMDGSVE